The Magnolia sinica isolate HGM2019 chromosome 9, MsV1, whole genome shotgun sequence genome contains a region encoding:
- the LOC131256632 gene encoding uncharacterized protein LOC131256632 yields the protein MGNLFDKEPPPPMVLVPPLFDFPPLTARTRMLEPAYDLLFGKLALRCLFEDYFEQARHFSTRIMLKPIDDPHVDLVATVSGPLNNKAGENLVGNAIFRWQRDLDDPHTFMDLSVSNLDEILRLRSCAYYPKYGIGAFGVFPLLRKKRILSEDYGSMGLRYGSEYLSVGATLTPFPLATEIPRSAWVVSKMGKLTAGVQYKPDFTSKNGTSYNDVKNWSWAIGYGSGSSSPLSPSYNFGLEFVRSSQLIASFYQHVVVQRRVKNPFEENEIVGITNYIDFGFEMETRINGAESSTQVEESTFQVAGSWQANKNFLVKGKVGALSSSIALAFKSWWKPSFTFNISAFRDRVAGKTAFGFGIHIEDLREASYQRADPNYVMLTPTKEHLAEGILQNIGKRPMLQRDINLGNFDRVPKELKPIGKIL from the exons atggggaacTTGTTCGACAAGGAACCACCACCACCAATGGTATTGGTGCCGCCTCTGTTCGATTTCCCTCCTCTTACTGCTCGCACCAG AATGTTGGAGCCAGCATACGATTTGTTATTTGGAAAGCTTGCTCTACGATGCCTTTTCGAGGATTACTTCGAACAAGCAAGGCATTTTAGCACAAGGATTATGCTAAAGCCGATCGACGATCCTCACGTGGATTTGGTCGCAACT GTATCAGGTCCACTCAACAACAAGGCTGGGGAGAATCTTGTAGGAAATGCTATATTTCGCTGGCAGAG GGACTTAGATGATCCCCATACATTCATGGATCTTTCCGTATCGAATTTGGATGA GATTTTGCGCCTGAGGTCATGTGCTTACTATCCTAAATATGGAATTGGAGCATTTGGAGTTTTCCCCCTGCTAAGAAAGAAAAG GATACTCTCAGAAGATTATGGCAGTATGGGGTTGAGATATGGCTCAGAATACTTATCAGTTGGAGCCACACTTACGCCATTCCCTT TGGCAACTGAGATTCCCAGAAGTGCATGGGTGGTGAGCAAGATGGGGAAGCTAACTGCGGGGGTGCAATACAAGCCAGATT TTACAAGCAAAAATGGCACGAGCTATAATGATGTAAAGAATTGGAGCTGGGCAATTGGCTATGGGTCAGGCTCGAGTAGTCCTTTGAGCCCATCATACAATTTTGGCCTTGAATTCGTTAGAAGTTCGCAG CTGATTGCGTCATTCTATCAGCATGTCGTGGTTCAAAGAAGA GTTAAGAATCCGTTTGAAGAAAACGAGATAGTTGGAATTACGAATTACATTGACTTTGGCTTTGAGATGGAGACGAG GATTAATGGAGCTGAATCCTCGACTCAAGTGGAAGAGTCCACCTTTCAAGTAGCTGGATCCTGGCAAGCCAATAAGAACTTTTTGGTGAAG GGAAAAGTAGGTGCTCTCAGCTCTTCAATTGCCTTAGCCTTCAAGTCATGGTGGAAACCATCTTTCACGTTCAACATTTCAG CTTTTAGAGATCGTGTGGCTGGGAAGACGGCTTTTGGATTTGGAATCCACATCGAGGATCTAAGAGAAGCCAG CTATCAAAGGGCTGATCCAAACTATGTAATGCTGACACCAACAAAGGAGCACCTAGCAGAAGGCATCCTTCAGAATATTGGCAAGCGGCCGATGCTGCAGAGGGACATAAACTTGGGGAATTTCGACCGCGTACCAAAGGAATTGAAACCCATTGgcaaaatcttgtaa
- the LOC131256272 gene encoding pentatricopeptide repeat-containing protein At5g16860-like: MKTGRLEHQVPNNPSEMLVFTPLQSVTAFAPSRKQYHLFPPSIPLSLVKYERSLIIGKSMQPNCKSSDSEETHFKNSEILNKRTRFFDIEGGNSKKFGFLKNPALVADVSSMGSVIREWTEIGLYEDAIGLYSEILSFGVPADEFSCFPCLIKAFGKLRDLGKAKQIHGHVLKIGVAKDVYIHNSLFVMYWECGAVDDAVDMFDRMPELDTVSWNIMILGFNRSMRPLARLKFFSQMRDSGMKPKRVTCLSALSACASCGSLATGREIHAFVVKNGLDSDVALVSGIVDMYMKCGDLTNAEHAFTRTRIGSNTVAWNAMISGYVYNSIMFTFITNGLRNDARVETAVLDMYFKCGDIEAGLKIFKQIPNKNSVTWGAIISGCAQNSHPAKALELFSQFISVGGRADFLTVISVLRACSSMTLKLNGMEIHGFSIKMGFDSDVFVGGALTDMYAKCGDIRSARKMLLRLPKRDVVAWNAWIAGYTQNDYTDNALMGFRDMQLEHVRPNTVTVACILTVCSRLSAFVLCKQIHCYILRNSLELNVPVSNSLLATDARCGDINGALYLFWKMPEKDEISWNSMISGLGMHGCTDEVFALFYEMKAVGMKPDHITYTSVLSACSHTGRVNEGWQHFRSMSDEYGILPTLERYTCMVDLLGRAGHLDGAYDLIMHMPCEPDAYVWGSLLGSCKIHGDKLLAERAVSQIFRFNARSTGYHVLLSNLYEDFGEWDGDSRIRAGMKDKGLKKRPGCSWIEVNNEVHVFLAGDPSHSQSEDIYAVLEILTEKDQRGRMQPIDTFSKQRT, translated from the exons ATGAAAACTGGCAGGTTAGAGCATCAGGTGCCGAATAACCCTTCCGAAATGTTGGTTTTCACACCGCTACAAAGTGTAACGGCTTTTGCACCGTCCCGCAAGCAGTATCACCTCTTTCCACCCTCAATCCCTCTATCGCTGGTAAAATACGAAAGATCTTTGATCATCGGCAAATCCATGCAACCAAACTGCAAATCATCAGATTCCGAAGAAACCCATTTCAAGAATTCAGAGATCTTGAATAAACGTACTAGATTTTTCGACATCGAAGGTGGGAATTCGAAGAAATTTGGGTTTTTGAAGAACCCGGCATTGGTAGCGGATGTTTCTTCAATGGGTTCAGTGATCAGAGAGTGGACTGAGATCGGATTGTACGAGGATGCAATTGGGCTTTATTCAGAAATTTTGAGTTTTGGCGTTCCGGCTGATGAGTTCTCATGTTTTCCGTGTTTGATCAAGGCGTTTGGCAAGCTCCGAGATTTGGGAAAGGCGAAACAGATTCATGGGCATGTTTTAAAGATTGGGGTTGCGAAGGATGTTTACATCCATAATTCCTTGTTCGTGATGTATTGGGAATGTGGTGCGGTTGATGATGCAGTGGACATGTTTGATAGAATGCCTGAACTAGATACAGTCTCGTGGAATATAATGATATTGGGTTTTAACCGATCAATGAGGCCTTTGGCCAGGCTCAAATTTTTTTCTCAGATGCGAGATTCAGGTATGAAGCCGAAGCGGGTGACTTGTCTTTCAGCTCTGTCGGCATGTGCTTCTTGTGGGTCTTTGGCTACTGGGCGGGAGATACATGCCTTTGTTGTGAAAAATGGGTTGGATTCCGACGTTGCTTTGGTCAGTGGGATTGTCGATATGTACATGAAATGTGGGGATTTAACGAATGCGGAGCACGCTTTCACAAGAACAAGGATAGGAAGTAACACGGTTGCTTGGAATGCGATGATTTCAGGTTATGTTTACAACAG TATCATGTTCACATTTATCACTAATGGGTTGCGGAATGATGCAAGGGTTGAAACAGCGGTTTTGGACATGTATTTTAAGTGTGGCGATATTGAAGCTGGTCTGAAAATATTCAAACAGATCCCGAATAAGAATTCTGTTACGTGGGGTGCTATAATCTCTGGTTGTGCTCAAAATTCCCATCCTGCTAAGGCCTTGGAACTGTTTTCTCAGTTCATTTCTGTAGGAGGCAGAGCAGATTTTCTCACTGTTATTTCTGTTCTTCGAGCATGTTCATCCATGACCCTTAAGCTCAATGGCATGGAAATCCATGGATTTTCGATCAAAATGGGATTTGATTCCGATGTTTTTGTTGGTGGTGCACTGACCGATATGTACGCAAAGTGCGGAGATATCAGGTCTGCTCGAAAGATGTTGCTTAGATTACCAAAGAGGGATGTGGTGGCATGGAATGCTTGGATAGCTGGGTATACTCAGAATGATTATACAGACAATGCTCTGATGGGATTTCGAGATATGCAGCTTGAACATGTGAGACCCAATACTGTAACCGTCGCATGCATTCTCACCGTCTGTTCACGGCTATCGGCATTTGTCCTTTGTAAACAGATCCATTGTTACATTTTACGAAACAGTTTGGAATTGAATGTTCCTGTTAGCAATTCCCTTCTAGCTACTGATGCTCGATGTGGGGATATAAACGGTGCCCTTTATTTGTTCTGGAAGATGCCTGAAAAGGATGAAATTTCATGGAATTCGATGATATCTGGGCTTGGAATGCATGGCTGTACAGATGAAGTGTTTGCATTGTTCTATGAGATGAAAGCCGTGGGCATGAAGCCTGACCACATAACGTATACTTCTGTTCTTTCTGCATGCAGCCATACAGGGAGGGTGAATGAAGGGTGGCAACATTTTAGAAGCATGAGTGATGAATATGGGATTCTCCCAACACTTGAACGGTATACTTGCATGGTAGATCTGTTGGGCCGAGCGGGCCATCTAGATGGAGCATATGATCTGATCATGCACATGCCTTGTGAGCCTGATGCCTATGTCTGGGGTTCATTGCTCGGGTCTTGCAAAATCCATGGGGATAAACTGTTAGCAGAACGAGCGGTGAGCCAAATTTTCAGATTCAATGCAAGAAGTACTGGATACCACGTGCTCCTGTCTAATCTGTATGAAGATTTTGGGGAATGGGACGGCGATTCAAGGATTAGAGCAGGCATGAAAGACAAAGGCCTGAAGAAAAGGCCTGGGTGCAGTTGGATTGAAGTGAATAATGAGGTTCATGTATTCCTTGCTGGTGATCCCTCACATTCTCAATCAGAGGACATATATGCCGTCCTTGAAATATTGACAGAAAAAGATCAAAGAGGAAGGATGCAGCCCATAGATACATTCAGCAAGCAAAGGACATGA